TGTACGCAAACTATCACACCACGCTGGGCCAGAAATCTTTTGTtcgcccttctctcctctctgtTCCAGTCGACATGTCGCCGCATTACTATTCTTCTCCGACGATCGTATCCCTCTACCCGCCCTCATTCGAGTACAAGATCACTGTAAATCCTGGAGACATTATTGTAtgtgatgaagatggatgcGTCGCAGTGCCCCCAGACTTGATCGAAAAGGTtgtggaaaagggaaaagaaggcagGGATGTCGATGAGAATGTGAGGAAAGACCtcgagaaaggaaagggagtGAAAGAAAGTATGGCCAAATGGCgaggtgaagaaaaaagggatggaaggaaatTGTAACTCAACTAACTAGCTGGCAACATAAATTGGTTGTTATATTTGCCCAAGGATGGAAAGCGATGAGGATGCAATTGCATTGTTTGACAACAGTATTACAAATTAGAAACCGAAAATCCATGGAGGCATGAGTGACGTAAAAATTGGGCATTAACAGTCAAGGAAATCAGCAGCTGTGAGCCTTTGAGAAGCGTTAGCGATAAAAATGTATAGGATCAAACCAAAAGTCGATAGAGTGACCCGCTTACAGTTCTAAAGCGATATAAGGATCGATGCGGTCTGAAAAGTCTTCATTGACCTCTTCGGCAAGACATTCCGACCATTGAACCTTGTACGCAAGGTATTCTATGACTTTTGCAAGTATCACACCCCTATGAAGAGACAAGGGTCAGCAAGGATTCCATAAACCTTTTGACGGGGAACGAACCTCTGCTGAATTCTGCACGTCTTGTTCTTCGACTCTTCAAATGCGGCTACCCAATCTCCGATCAGCGCTTGCATCCCCTTATGACCCAATGGGGTAGCTAAATCTATctaccatcttcatcaagcATGCTTTTGAGCATGCCACTTGCGCAAGCAATCTTTCGAGAGACGACAAAAGTATAGCCGTCGGCTGATTCAAGGAGGACGTAATCGTCTTCTGGGAGCTGCGTTTGAGGTTTCTTGCCAGCGGACATGATGCGATTAAATGGCCGGGAGCGGGTGTCGAGGGGGGCACTGGATGGGGAGGCTATGGGCTGAAAGCCAGTGTCGAGCTGAATAAGACAACATTAAAAGAGTATACACGCAGAACATTGTCCTCCTTGCCACGCTCCGGTCGGCGATCGCCGCTGGGTGTTATTattgacagcatcatcgTTCGTTCGTCGACGACATACGGCGTTAGGATGATTATTACCATTGCTACTATTATCCCCAGCACCACGCAAGGCGCATAATGATACGCAGGCAGAGGCCCACATTCACAACGTCAGAGCTTGAACTGCAGCTCCAGCAGGTACGTGTCCTCCTGCTCCCAGTCAACTCACACCCCAAAGATCAACCTCGATCCCACATCATCCACAACAGAAAATCTCGAAGCCCTGGCTCCTCTTATCAAGTCAATACAAGATACAGACTCGGAGCAATTGTACCTCAGAAGCCTGGACGATTttgtggaagagaaagaaagagagattgAGGAAATATGTCAAGAGAACTATGAGGTCTGTCGCGTGAACAGTGCATTCGCCAAGTGCTGATGATTGGCAATCAACTCCAGGACTTTGTCTCTTCTGTGTCTACCCTCCTCACAATCCGTCAAGGTACTGGGCATCTGAGACGGCGAATTGGTGAGCTTGATGGCCAAATGGGCGATGTAGGAAGGGCGTTGGGCGAAAAGGTAGGTCGTCGCGCTGTTGGAATCTACTGACATATTGTTCAAACAGAAACGCGCTCTATTGGAACAAAAGAAGGTAGCGAGAAATATGGACGATGCGATTGAAACTCTTCAGACATGCCTACGTCTCTTGGACCTTGTTCACCGTATCGACGAAATGGTTCGAGAGGGCAAGTATTGGGGGGCGTTACGGGTACGTTTTGTCTGGCTTTTGATAAATACATACTCACCAGCATACTAGTCACTTGAAGATCTacttcgtcttcctcccccGTCCATCTCACAGACTCCCTTTTATGCTCACATTCTTTCCtcgcttccttccctccgCCTTTCTATTAAAGATGCTGTCACAGCCTCGACAAAAACGTGGCTGTTCGATGTGCGTGAAAGTAGTGCAAAAGTGGGCAAACTTGCATTGGAGCAAATGGCActgaggacgaggaagtgGAGAATGAAgcgagaaagggaaggtgGGGTTCGACTGGCTCGGGTTGGGGGGCCGTTGGAACTGGTGCATAACGAACGAGTCGAATGTAAGTGTATGCCGATGTGCGCTTTGGCTAACTGTTCTAGTCGATGCGCTGGATAACGATGAGATCAAAGTGGATTTCAAACCCCTTTATCATTGTATACACATCTACGAAGCCCTGGGCCAGAAGCCTGAGCTGCAACGTAGCTATCAAGATGATCGAAAGGTATAATTCGTTACAAGAACATTCGTGTCCGCAGCTTACACCCACTCATTCAGGCACAAGCGACTCTCATTCTGACTTCCCGATTATCCACGACCCCTTCAACTCTTGTCAacacccttcctcttttgaTGCAGGAGCTAGTGGGCTTTTTTATCATAGAAGCCCATGTGCTCGACACGATGCCTGATTTCCGTACTCAGagagatgtggatgagCTCTGGGATGAAATGTGCAGGAGGATCGTGGAAGTTATGGGTCAGGGGTTGAAGGGATGCAGCGAGCCTGGAGTGTTCTTAAGTAGTAAGACTGAAGTGTTGCTATTCGTGCAAACTCTAGAGGTGAGTTCATCTGCGTGAATGGGCTGAAATAAAGCTTATATTTGATAGATATACGGGTACAATATCACAGAGCTAAACGGCTTACTCATAACCCTCTTTGAACGGTACTCTGAGCTGCTGTTGCGCAAATTCAGCGCGGACTTTGACCAGGTCAGTCGCATTGCAAGTTTCGTCTGTCTCATCTGACTGTTGGTGGGCACAGATTGTCTCGGACGACGACAATCAACCGATGATGGTTAATGACCACGAAGAGTTTGAACAAGTTGCAGGAGTCTGCTGGCTTGCAAAGGGAGAAGCCGAGTCTCTAGTGGTGTAAGTCTTTCAGAGCGCTTTTATTCTTGCCCTTGCGCTGATTTCATGGGTCAGGCAAGGATTCCCTCAACCGATGCCCTTCTCCCAAACGTATCCCATGTGCTGTATCAACATTCGAAACTTTGTGGATCAGTTCTACCAGTTTACAGATGGAGTGGCTCAACAGCATCTCGACATTGACGAAGTTTTGCGAAGGGTTGGTTCCTTTCTATGGTACGCATGACAATTTCTAACCACAATACAGTCTTTGGATGGTTTATTATCCGATCATGTCAGCAAACAAATCGCAAAGAAACTACAGACTATGCTCAACTTGTCGCAAATTGCGCAAGTAGTCATCAATTTAGAACATTTTACCACTGCTTGCGATGAACTTGAAAGCGTACTGATGAATCTTCGGTGAGTCACGTTTTTCCAAAGTAATCAAGTTGTGAGTCTGATAGTAGTATCAGCGCGTCACAGCGTGGAGGGCCGATCAAGCTTGCATCTGGTGCTTCATTCAATTCCACCTTATCAGTAGCACAATCGCGTATCGACAGTATCATCAACTCTAAACTCGAATCCTTCTTTGAGCTTGCAGAGTACAATTGGATGCCTGTCCGCCCTCAATCGACGGTGGAAGAGCCAAGCACTTATGTGTTTGAAATGATCACTTTCTTAACGGCATATGTGGATTCGGTGTTAATCGGGCTCAAGGAAGAATTCAAGACAGGAGCGTATCGAAATGCCTTGACGAGGATCAATCGGTGGTTGATGGTATGTTTTCATGCCGGGAGACAGTGGACATGTCGAGCTAACAGAAGATAGGATACATTAACGGGCCAAGAGATTGTCAAATTGAACGAAAGCGCATTGGCGAGTGTACTGGCCGACGTGTCGTTCATCGAGACTGAGATCAAACGACTGGGTAAAGCCGAGCTTGATCACGTCTTTGACGAAGTAAAACATGTGTGTCATTTTTATATGCCTCTGTAGCTTAATCCTTTTCCCAAAGACTGATTCAATTTCATTCAGACCATTaacatcatcctttccgaTGCCGTTCAGGCGTATATGGAACCTTCAATTCGTTCCATGTCCTATCCCTCTGTCAAACCTCTCAGCCTGGCTATGATCCTGGCCAAACTGAGCAAGGCTGCCTCGTCCCAGGGAGGTCAAGCAAACATGTTCAAGGcggcaaggagaaggggagaagcaGACGAAGTGGCTAGATTGGCGGGCAAGTAATAAGGGGATGGGGGCAGGGATGTTGTATAGTTTATATATGTTCATGACGCGATCTTGATGATGTATCGATTGTAATAGAGATCGTCTTTCATCCTTGCGGACCTTGACTAACTCGATCAAGTAGGATCAGAACCTTTAGCTTGATCAGAAACAGTCAAGAGCAAAGAGGTGTGTGTCAATAGGGGATACAATATGACGTCATTGGGTACTCACCGTCGTAAGAAGTTTCGTTCGGATCAGCAGATGCCAATCAGTCGGAACATCAATCGTCGAGATGGTTCCTTGCAGATGTTGAAAGTTGGATGCTCCGTTATATCGATATACTTTTAGGAGAACAACAAAACAACAAAGACTAGAAGGCCCCTTCCTTAAAATCTACTCAAAAACCGGCATCCCACAGCCTCGCCACACTCCCTCCCCaacccccccccccccgcACCATGATCACAAGAAGACTCGCTTCCACTGTTTCTGTTCCTCCCGGGAACAAGTCTCCTCGCAAGATTGTACTAGTAGGAGCCGGTTTTCTCGGtaaatcctcttcctcttatACTCCTTATACTCAatataaaaaaaaaaagagaagactccaagaaaaaaggaaaaaggaaaaaggaaaaaggaaaaaggcaaaaaaggaaggaaggctAACATGGGTCCATAGGATCGTATGTCGCCAAAGCCTTGATTGCCGATCCCCGTAACCGAATCCAGATTGTATCTCGTCACCCACAATCTCGTACGTCCCCCAAACCCCTCACCATGCTTTATTTGTCTTTTTTAACCACTGAATTCTTTTTCCTACCTAGTCCATTCCAAACTGTCTACTTTGGGAGCCCAGATCCTCCCGCCCGCCTCGGTAGAcatcacctcttcttcctcggtcCAAGAACTGCGTAAGGCTTTTGAAGGAGCTTCTGCCGTCGTCTCTTTGGCGGGCTTGTTGGTGGGGAGCGACAAGCAGATGAAGGCGCTGCAGGAAGATGGGGCGAGGAGGGTAGGAGAAGCTGCTAGTGAAGAAGGTGTAGGGAGGGTGGTTGACATTAGTGCCATTGGGGCTAACCCGCAAGGTGTAACTGCCTAGTGAGTCGGGGGCTTGAGGCTGAAGCTGAAGCTGATATTTTTGCTGACGATCACGATTGAACGCGTTAATGTAGTTGGAGGACCAAAgcgaaaggagaagatgctATACGTGAATATCATCCCACTGCAACAGTCATTCGTCCTTCACTCCTCTTCGGACCCGGtgactctttcttctcggTTAGTactgtttttttttctttcggTCGGCGGTGGTGAATGATATCAACCCGACTTACGCAATGTTGTTTTCATTTATATAAGCGCTTTGCAACTTTGGCAAAGtaccttcctttcctcccagTGTTTGGAGGCGGCATCACTCGGTTCCAGTaagtgaaaaaaaaaaaaaaaaaaaagttaCTAAGTGTCCCCCTCCCCGGTTGCTGATAACTATTACTAGACCGGTGTATGTAGGGGACGTTGCACGAGCAGTCGAGATATGTTGTCGCGACGATCCGATTGTCGTCAGTCAAGTCGCTGGACGTATCATTGAAGCTGGAGGACCGGACATCTTCACTTACCgcgagatgatggagcTCGTGCTTCGCTATACCAACCTTGAAGGCCGTCGGGCTATCGTTTCTTTACCTTATTGGCTGGGGAGCGTGCAAGGATTTTTTCTCGAAAAGTTGCCTGAAACAATGTTCACCGTCACGCGAGATCAAGTGAAGCAGTTACGAAATGATAACATTGTATCGCCCCATCCGCCCATGTTTGCTCAGAATTTTGAGGATTTATTGAAAGCATTCCCGAGTTCGGCACCGAGCAGTGCTCCTCCTGGGGATGCGGGGTTGAAAAGTGTATATGACATTTTGCCTACGTATCTGGGGGtcgggaagagggaggagggtaaGAGGACGCATGGTCGGAAGAGTGCGAGTTTGGACGAGGTGAAGAGTATGGGGAAGCGATAATGCTAGGGATCAAGGCcgaaaaaggaaagaaaacTGTGTTGTATAGTATGGCACACGCAATGCATTCATGAGTATGTAGTGATTTTTCACATGATTTTTCAGGGGGAGAAGTGGCGTTGTGGTGGTTGCCAGAGAGCTTTGCATGGTAGAGCTGGTCCATGGTACGTGTCTGTGAGTACGGTGTATGATGTGAGTATGGGTATGGAAGTGGATGGATGATAATGCTTGGGGAGTGTAGAAGCGGTGATGAAGGGGCCGCTGCCCACACAGATACAGCTGCCAACACAGATACAGCTTCCAACACAGATACAGCTGCCAACACAGATACAGCTGGACACAGCATACATGCGTCTACGCGGCGGGAACACTTTGGGTCTGCGGGGCGAGCATGGTCTTGGGCAAGACACTGCCGACGATGCCTGCGAGGGCCATGCTGCGGGGTGTGAGCTGGGAGATGgcagagaaaaaaaggacgcacccgaggacgaggaggggGGAGGTGGCGTCCTTGGCCTGGCGGAGGGGCTGCTGGTTGACGAAGCCGAAGACGGCGAGGGCGAATGCGCCCCACACGATGCTGGCTGTCAGCGTGGCCggcgggggggggggaCGTACATGGGCTGCTTGATGAACATGCCGGCGGCGGCCGAGGTCATCGCGGTCTGGCTGTACCAGTCGTTGTACTCGGCCCACTCgggggagagggggagGTGGTACGGGAACAGCTGCTCGCTCTTCGCGGGGGACTTGTCCAGCACGGGCGCGGTCATCGTCGATGTGTATGTGGAGAAGACGAACAGCGAATTATTAACACCGACTCCGCGCGCAAATACCCATTAAATTTCCCCGTCTAGTAGTACATTCCACATCTANNNNTTAACACCGACTCGCGCGCAAATACCCTTAAATTTCCCCCCTTTAGGGTACATTCCACATCTACACTCGTTTCTACAAAACCTTCATGTCCGCCCCCGCCCGCCCCCAGATCAAGGTCGGCATCCTCGGCGCAACCGGCACAGTCGGCCAGCGGTAAGCACCCTCCCACCCCCCCCCCCGTCTCGGTCCCCCCGCTCACCCGCCACCAGCTTCATCGAGCTCCTCGCCGCCCACCCCTACTTTTCCATCCACGCCCTCGGCGCCTCCTCCAGATCCGCAGGACAGCAGTACGCCAAGATCGTCCGATGGAAGCTCGCCACCCCCATCCCAGACAGCGTGCGCCACATGGTCGTCCAGGAGTGCAAGCCCGATGCCCCAGGCTTTGCCGAATGTGGTGTCGTGTTCAGCGGCCTCGACGCCGACGTAGCGGGTGATATCGGTCAGTCTCTCTGCTCTCTGGACCGGACCCCTGCCCGCCAACACTAACAGTCCCGCAGAAAAGGCATTCCGAGCGGCCGATCTCGTCGTCTACTCCAATGCCAAAAACTACCGCAGAGACCCCCTCTGCCCGCTCATCGTCCCCCTCGTCAACCCTTCCCacctctccatcatcccccACCAGCGGGAACAGCTCGGCCTCAAAAAGGGCTACATCGTCACCAACGCCAACTGCTCCACCACCGGCATCGTCGTCCCCCTCGCCGCCCTCGAAAAGGCCTTTGGGCCCCTCGAGACCGTCATGGTCACCACCCTCCAGGCCATCTCTGGTGCAGGTTACCCCGGTGTAAGCAGCTTGGATGTCATGGACAACGTCGTCCCCCTCATCAgtggcgaagaagataaaaTCGAATGGGAGACCAACAAGATCCTCGGCGGCGTCACACCCGACAACAAGGCGTTTGACCTCCACGCGCCCAAGCAGATCAACGTCTCTGCCACATGCACCCGTGTCCCCGTCATCGACGGCCACACCGGATGCGTCTCTGTCAAGTTTGCCAGATCCCCCGCGCCCTCCGTCGCAGAGGTCGAAAAGGCTTTCAGAGAGTACACTTGCGAGGCGCAAGAACTTGGTGTGCCCTCCGCCCCAGGCCAGGCTATCGTCGTGCACGATGCC
The nucleotide sequence above comes from Cryptococcus neoformans var. grubii H99 chromosome 1, complete sequence. Encoded proteins:
- a CDS encoding transcription elongation factor B, polypeptide 1; this translates as MSAGKKPQTQLPEDDYVLLESADGYTFVVSRKIACASGMLKSMLDEDAAFEESKNKTCRIQQRGVILAKVIEYLAYKVQWSECLAEEVNEDFSDRIDPYIALELLTAADFLDC
- a CDS encoding NADH dehydrogenase, whose protein sequence is MITRRLASTVSVPPGNKSPRKIVLVGAGFLGSYVAKALIADPRNRIQIVSRHPQSLHSKLSTLGAQILPPASVDITSSSSVQELRKAFEGASAVVSLAGLLVGSDKQMKALQEDGARRVGEAASEEGVGRVVDISAIGANPQGVTAYWRTKAKGEDAIREYHPTATVIRPSLLFGPGDSFFSRFATLAKYLPFLPVFGGGITRFQPVYVGDVARAVEICCRDDPIVVSQVAGRIIEAGGPDIFTYREMMELVLRYTNLEGRRAIVSLPYWLGSVQGFFLEKLPETMFTVTRDQVKQLRNDNIVSPHPPMFAQNFEDLLKAFPSSAPSSAPPGDAGLKSVYDILPTYLGVGKREEGKRTHGRKSASLDEVKSMGKR
- a CDS encoding aspartate-semialdehyde dehydrogenase — translated: MSAPARPQIKVGILGATGTVGQRFIELLAAHPYFSIHALGASSRSAGQQYAKIVRWKLATPIPDSVRHMVVQECKPDAPGFAECGVVFSGLDADVAGDIEKAFRAADLVVYSNAKNYRRDPLCPLIVPLVNPSHLSIIPHQREQLGLKKGYIVTNANCSTTGIVVPLAALEKAFGPLETVMVTTLQAISGAGYPGVSSLDVMDNVVPLISGEEDKIEWETNKILGGVTPDNKAFDLHAPKQINVSATCTRVPVIDGHTGCVSVKFARSPAPSVAEVEKAFREYTCEAQELGVPSAPGQAIVVHDAPDRPQPRLDKNLYNGACVSVGRIRECPVFDVKFVCLIDNVRLGAATSSVINAEIAVEKGLIQ